Part of the Chanos chanos chromosome 5, fChaCha1.1, whole genome shotgun sequence genome, ATATAGGTATTACTTGCTGAGTACATTAACACAGGAGAGATGTTTGCCATCAAGGCACTGAAGAAAGGAGACATTGTTGCTCGTGATGAAGTTGACAGGTACGAGGTTTTTCACCATTTTACATGTCGCAATaaggggtattttttttttatttagtttgaaaatgtcctctgtttttccattgtgATGAACATTAAAATGGTTTAGGATATTCTTTGCTGTCTCTTCTCTCACCTCTTGGTCTGTTTTATCTCTGCTCCGTCCCCTCAGTCTCATGTGCGAGAAGCGGATTTTCGAGACGGTGAATAGCGTGCGTCATCCTTTCCTGGTGAACCTCTTTGCCTGCTTTCAGACCAAGGAACACGTATGTTTTGTGATGGAGTACGCAGCAGGAGGAGATCTGATGATGCACATCCACGCTGATGTCTTCTCAGAGCCGCGCGCCTCGTGAGTCATCTCCTACGAAGTCCACGTCCAACCCGACACACAGGAATGTTAGGATACACCAATAGCCTAGTCTAGTCTCTGATTAGATGGAAAATGTGTTACGACTTGTGCAGATCTTGATACTGAAATCCTTGTTATTGACACATATTCACAGATATGTATGGAGTGTTTTtcttgttcatgtgtgtttctgtcagtagTGAGCGCTAGTATGATTTTAATACCCAGTAAACTTTGCCGTCAGATTAACAGTTGGTGTTTTCAGCTTTTTGATTGTCTCTCCTCATAGGTTTTATGCAGCTTGTGTAGTCCTGGGATTACAGTTTTTACATGAACATAAGATTGTGTACAGGTAAGCAGTCCCATGATTCTTTAGGTTTTGCTCCCAGAGGATCAGTTCTCCCTGCATACAGCTAATCCCTCATTCCTTACAGAGGTGAATTTTGTGATATTGACTGAGGCGTCATTGTATAATCCACAGAGATCTCAAGCTGGATAACCTGCTTCTGGACACTGAAGGCTATGTTAAAATTGCAGACTTCGGTCTCTGCAAAGAAGGTAAAGAATCAGTGTCGTGGCTGAGTGCCATCCGTAAAGATActcattcattttgacattttatattttatataagtATTCATGTGTGACGACTTGCCTATCAGGAATGGGCTTTAGGGACAGAACGAGTACCTTCTGTGGCACGCCCGAGTTCCTGGCCCCTGAGGTGTTGACAGAAACGTCGTACACACGAGCTGTGGACTGGTGGGGCCTCGGGGTGCTTATATTTGAGATGCTGGTTGGAGAGGTAaggcccctcccccctctttttttttttttttttcttctctttttctgatcCTCGTGAAACACAGGCGTTCTAAAGAGGTGTCACATTGTAACATAGAGCTCATATGTAACAAAGTAATGGTTCCAGTCTCTTGTATATGTCAACCgctgaaagaatgaaaacacactcacttttgGGGGCACAGAATGTTAATGATTTATGGTAGCCAATCATTAACACTGTTAACATTAACAGTGGGAACGTGGGATACCTGTTCCAATATTGACTCGTCTTTAAATTTGTGCACCTGTAGTCTCCGTTCCCTGgggatgatgaggaggaggtgttTGACAGCATTGTTAATGATGAAGTTCGCTATCCCAGGTTCCTCTCGACAGAAGCCATCACGATCATGCGACGGGTCGGTTTCACgctttttatcttttatcttttatcagatatcttttttttgtaagttacACACTCCACTCAGCtgtatgtaattttttttaagttgctgTGGAAATGAGCACATCCtaaacagataaatataaaAGGCTCAGTTTATCAGTACTGATTTCATCTGCCagcctgctctgtgtgtttggaaatgtAAACAAGTCGTGTCAGCCCGTAACACATAGGCCTACTTTTATCTTGGTTTTGTTTATAGCTTCTGAGGAGAAATCCAGAGAGACGACTTGGTGCCGGAGAGAAGGATGCTGAAGAAGTAAAGAAACATTTGTTCTTCAGAGTAAGTAAAggatatatgtatatgaaatataaatgattGATTGGGCATACTTTACCATACATATTGAAGCCATTGTCTAATGTATGTTTGTCTTGTTTCCCCATTTTCCTGAAGAACATTGATTGGAATGGATTACTTGCCAAGAGGGTGAAGCCTCCGTTCGTACCAACCATCCATGGCTCTAATGATGTCAGTAACTTTGACGAGGAGTTTACGTCAGAGGCGCCGGTCCTGACCCCGCCCAGAGAGCCTCGGCCGTTGAGCCAGGAGGAACAGGAGATGTTCTCAGACTTTGACTACATCGCTGACTGGTGTTAGCCATGTTGTgataaccccccctcccctcccacccAATACTGTGAACTGTCACAGCACTGACTGTGTCTCCAcctccaaaacatcacacttTCTCCAAGAAGCtggagtgtgtgaatgatatGAAGCCTGTTGCACTCagtgcctttgttttttttttttagagacacCGTGTTCCCTTCTACAAACgtattttaaatatatgaagAAAATTGAAatagcaggggaaaaaaatgctttcccAGCACAGTGAAGAAAAGGAAGATTTCTGCACACGTTCCTGCTTCTGAGTGGGGGAGAAAACCCattaacaccaaaaaaaagaaaaaaaaagaaaaacccataAGCGCTGAAACTCCCAATAAGCTTGCGTTACCGAGGACTTTTCTCTTCTGCGCCTTCTGCCCTGCCCAAACATGACGGTCTGTCTGTCCTCAAAGCCGCTGCTTTGTGTCATGACACCGCAGTGATTCAGACAGCTCTGATGCGCTGTCTTTTTAAGGTGATAAATCAGCTGACTGGTGTTGAGTATTGGTAATGTCATTAACATTCAGTGTAAGTTTGCCCTTTTTAAGATCTGAACATATTTAAGTTGTACATCCTCTGACAATTATGTTTCATGGATACTGATTGTTTCCTATGCACCAGCACAGGAAAACGCATGTTATTCCATATTATCAGTTCACTAAATTCACAGTAATCTGTTTTTAAGGGCaacaaatgaatatttaaatgtaaatgacagTAAGAGTAGGTGACCGAAAGCGAGCAGCCCAACTGATTGGGATATTTCTGGACTTTACCAtttgaatgtaaaaaataacaattataaAGTACACCTAATAAGACACGGAACTTCAGTTGCTCTTTGGTCTGTTTCAGAAAAAGAATGTGGCCAGTCAAGCATTTCAGCCTGTAAATTAATAAGAACATTTATTCAGCTGATATATACTGCTTAATGATACCACTGTAAATCttaaatctcaaaaaaaaaaaaaagaaaaaagagaagaaaaccatGAAAGAGCAACTTCCTAACATTTGTGATACCAGTTGTCTCAAGTGTTTCATTAAGATTTTCTGAAACCCGACCAACCGAGAGAAAAGCCTTTTTCTGTACTAGGTTGAAGCTGTCTGACGTTAGCCCTGAAGAACTGTTCAGAGTTTTGAAAACATCAGAGTATCTCCATCCCACCTCATTCAGAGTGGTGTGTACATGCAGTATTTCctccttgtttattttttcttttctttttgtcctcgGAAGTCATTTGGTGAAAGCTGTGGATTCTAAACGCGTGTCTGGAtttctgtattcatttttatacTGAAAGGAAAGCTAATTACCAAAACTCTCAACTTAGCTAAATGACAGGTagtggagaaaatgtttttgaatgatTCACTGAAGGGAGGGGGGAATGGTTAAGCCAGACATGTGATataaaacactataaacacattgaTTTTTTCAAAGCACtaaatacagtcagtaatatttcttcttttttaagttATCCATGTTTTAGCTTATTTGTGAAAATGGATTGTATAAAAGGTTTCTTAACTACTATTTTGCTTTAATGGCTTGCTTTGCATGTCACAAAAGAGGACCATAGTTTTTAAGTGGTACACAGCCTTGAAGTTATACAAGTTGACTATGGTGTAAATAACAACTATTATTGCCCATTGTGAATGCGACATTAAAACGTTTGTCAAATATTTCCTTTTTGGACCATAATCGGAGTCATCGTCATTCATCATTCCTATTTACCCATGGTTTAGGGGCAAATTTGGGGTATTACAGAAAGTGCATTTTCAGGCTGAGTAGTGAGTGATTTATCTTTAGCATACAAAAGGGGATTTTTGTTGGCTTTGTTTAATGAAAGGTTTTATAACAAATGAATTGAATagacaggaaacaaacacactcaaacagcagGCCCCTCCCACCCTTCATCAAATCCAAAGGAAATAGAAGTCTGTCGAACTCCATTCATGAGGTACACAACATCCCCTCATGCCAACATTTGaaatttgtaaacattttttcttcttaaaccaCTAATgcactaattttttttttcccccaatgcAAGACACATGCTTTTCTGAAAAGCATTTATTATTGTTAAATTACTTAATATAATAATGCAAACAAAGCTAACAAAATAGAATTCACTCATTTCctacaaaagaaaatgtttacagtatGAAATCTGCCTAACTGCAACCACCAATTAGATTTTGCACTTGGacatatatacaatatatatacacacacaaaaagaaactaGGTACAGCCTGCAGTCTGTATTGTACCTTGGAATGTCTCacctgtacttttttttcttttttttttttaatccctgcATGTGCCTGTCCAAAAAAGCTTTTCTTACAACAGGGGAAAAGCAAACCTTTAGAAATCCAATAAAAAATAACAGCCTAAAAATTGGATTAGCACTAAACAAGCAGGTATTCACAGCTGGGGCAGTTTGTCCACAGGCGTGTCGAATTTGAAGTCCAGAGGGAACAGGTCTGCGGCACGGGGGTAAATGAGCCGATAGGACTGACGGATTGTGACGTCTGCAACGCCGGCGATATCGCCGATTTCTGCGCAAACAGGAAAATTTGTGTTCAGTACAGAGATCATATTCATTGTGTATCAGAGGTCTGTTAGCATTTTATCCTAAAGAAGAGGCTTAGAAGAGGCATGGCTAAACACTAGAGGTCAATCTGTATGGACATCACACAAAAGTACTATGTCAGGTTTGTATTCTGcatggaagtcactttggataaaagtatCTCCTAAATGGatgaatgcaaatgaaatgtaatgtcaGACAGGAGACCATACTTATGTCACATTATGTTACAACCTGATTCATAACATCTAAGAGTTAAAGTTATCTGCAACTCCCAAGGAACTCCCAAGTCCTTCTTCCCAACCTCCTCCTCTTacctttctgtgtctttttctcagcTGAGGCTTGAGAGGCCATGTAAATAGCAGCAGCTGCCACTGAAATGGGACTCCTGCCTGGCACCAGGTCCAGCTCCACAGCCTTCCTGGCAATGTGGGTGGCAGCCATCTGCACCTGCTTGGGCAGACCCAGGTTGGAGCAGAACCGAGACATGAAGTCACCCGTGGTGATGAGGTCCACGCTCGTCTCCAGAGCCTTCAGGATCAGTTTGAAACATCGACCAATCTCCTTTTTCGAGATCCGGGATACGGCACAGATTTCTAAAGAAAGCAAAAGTGGCTACTGAATCAATAGCTCTCAACTGTATTCATTAAATGGTAGTAGTGCTTAAAGAGTAATTAAGTAATACAACATCAGTTTTGCTTAGTTAGTTACTgataaatggttaaaaaaaaccccaaaaaaactctttttacCTTTGAATGTTCTGGGGACTCCCTCTTGTCTGCAGGCTATGTAGAGGCAGGCTGAGGCTATGGCATCATTACTTCTTCCTTTCAGACTTTTCTGTTCATAAACTTGCTTAAATAAGTTGTTTGTGCGGTCCTGTAGGGTTAAAAATGTACTGTTTAGCCAGAGTGCTTCCCTAGAGAGCAGAGAAATGTAGTTTGCACATGTTGGGCTTCTGGAAATCAGTTTAAATGATAAAACCGCCCTAACGGACAAAAATGGAGATTTGGTtagagcagagaaagacaggagagtcTGTTGTTTGACCTGGTTTGGCCATAACAGAAAACCCATTTTTTTCTAACACTGGAAATGAGACATGCTTTAGTAGGTCAAACGGGTTTGTTTGAACTCTCATTTGTAGAtgaaagcatttgttttttttcccagtcattacacaagcacaaaacaacagaaaacactttCACTTGAAAAAGAACCCTGGGTATGACCGCGTTGACTTGAATACAGAGTACGCTTAAAGCCAGAGAGCACGTGTGCCAATTTTACTTTTCTCAAAACTGACACTTCTTTTTGCAGTTCATTAATGCATTATATATTTCGCATGGAAAATCATTTATTTCACGTGCCCTGCAACTGACCACTCAGCATAACAGAAAACCTATCTATCCTCTCCTGAACTTTTGGTATCAGTCATCAGTTGTTTTCGGTTAATTGCTCATAAGCACCTTTGGGAAACGTTTACTTTAGCATGGATGTTTTACAACCTAAATTCAAAGTGCTTACTGTTAGGACTGAACTGGGGCAGTGGAAAGCAGTGACTTCTCTTTTATATTGCTACTGATACCTCCAACAGTGCTTTGCTTGCTATTTTAGTCTTCCCCCATTCTCCTACCTTCTTTCTCTGACAAAAACATCTTCCTCTTACCACCCCTCACACCTGAAGCAAATCCCTTGACAAAATTACAGATATCTCACAGGTTAGTTGTTGTATCGCGCACAGTGCtagagaaggtgagagaaagagaatcgAGAAAGGTTAAAATACTCACTATGATGTTTCTGGGCAGGTTGATCCTGTCGGCCATGGTGCTGATCTCTTTAAAGGCATTGAGCATGGCTCGATCAGAACTGCTCATGGTTCTGCGGTTCTGGTACTTGGAATTTCCAAATTCATCAAAACTCGCCGCGCCGGTTCCCTGAAGAAACAAAAGTTCGTTAAGAAAAAAGCTGATTAAACTGTTTGTTAAACACAGTCGGCTGAGAAAAACCCAGCAGCGCGGATTCTCCTACCTTACTGATCATTGTTGTGAGGTCTCCTCCATTCAACAAGGGGTTCTGGGCGTCGCCGACACGGGAAGGGTCTTTGGTGGCTTTCTCATTGGTAAATGTTCTCCACTCTGATCCCACATCAATCACACGGTCACCTGAATGACAGAtgggaaaagaacagaaaaaagatgaGAGCCTAACTGTGAgcctgtgagtgtgctgtgtgctttgtgttgtgtgtatgggGGGAGGGGTGCGAGGAGTGTGTCCTGAAGATTTTCATCAAACAATGCATTTCCTCGATTCATTATTCCATAAAGAATTTCCATAAACAACTTCAAATTCTAATTTGAATATGATATaaagcaaaaaacacatttagcCAAATTTTATTCAGTATTTAGCTTACTAATGTAACGTCATGGAAAGGGTTAAGCAAAGCAATCCAAAATGGAGTTGCTTATAAATAAAACCCAACAAATTTAATTTGTCACCATCTAGAGTTCAGAAGCTGTAATTACAGCCAAATCATGAAAATCAAGTCATAGTCCTAAACAAAACATGAGAGTAAAAGTTCATGATTAGTCAACGAATCTCAACATAAAACATCTGATGATACTCTCagccttctttctttcatataCAAACACTATTTTCAACATTACCTTCCAAAAATAGACAAATTCAAAGGCCATAAACATTGTAGCTCATTCCAATGTTTATCAAAATCATCCTATTAATATCATTAGCATCATTCTATTTAACAtggaaactaaaacaaaaacatgaaacaaaggcACTTTATctagataaaaacaaaaagagaaattattaCTCTTCATGTATAAAATTGTTAAGTTTACATCTGAGTAACTagtcaatacttttttttctttgtcagtttcACAAAAAGATAAGAAGTTGGTATTTATTTCTAGCCTGCATGTTCTAGAAAACTCTATGGGCATATAAATGTCAGCATAACACATCATCTATCTTGTCAAGGGGTTAACAAGAATTCATGGACAAAATTAGACACAGCGTACATAACAAAACAACCGTTTATGCAAATCAAGCAAAGATCATTTTGCAGCTGTAAGACACAGACTCTTTAGACTGTGTCTTAATATTAGTAGTCTAAATTGTAAGTCTATTTTCAGTTATATCCTTTTTATTATACAGAATCAGGATCACAAATGTAACAGGTTTTGAGAGAGGCTATAAGATCTctcataattaaaaaaaaaaaaaaaaaaagtcatttttaatcagCATGTTAACATACCTACTACAAGCCCACACTCTGGGCAGATCATGTCTCCTGCTCTATAGTCCTCCACCAGCAAAGCATCGGGATGGTTGGGGCATTGCACTTTGGGAAGTGCATCTCcactgtgccaaaaaaaaaagaccaaatagATACGTTCATTCTCCTGGTGAATTTTTGACAGACGAGTGTCAATAAACTTTGCGACAATGTAGCCTAATTACACTGCAGACCGCAAATATTTGGCACTGCTCTCCAAGGACGGTTCTCAGGACATGGGTAccttaactgtttaaaaatctttaaaaatctATATATGGGCCTACTTGTCAATGCTAAGCTCTGTTGTAATAACAAAAACAGGTACTACACTGAAGTAAATAAAGCTCAAAATATAGTCACTTATTTTCCCATAAATATTTCACCCAAATGCAAATTATGAGCAACGATGGTACACGAACTATTCTAGTCTCTTTTCGGTTACCAAATAATGAGGTTTCACTTCTAATCTCTCATTTTTACACTTCGGTTGGACCTTACACACTTAACAGTCACGATTCCATGCACGATTCTATCATTTTGGGTACTGCATAGTGATTACATTCAACCATTTGTAGTGGTTTAcgacaaagattaaaaaaactaACATCGTAAAATCTCGACACGTACTACGTCTTGAAACACAGACTTGAAAATCTCGCTGGTGTATTCTGTTTACCACATGGTGTTATCGGAACCGGATCATATGGGTTtcaacaagaacacaaacacgagtgacctctctctgttctgtccatTTTTGTTTGGAATTTAGCTAGAACTTGTTAAACGAAATTGTGCTGATGTGGCTAAAGCGGTTGGATACTGGCTGATGTAGCATACGTGGTCGCCGTAACATCTTCTCAAATACCACAGTAAACGCGACGTCAACACCTAATCCATGGGTTACCCTTGACCGAATAAAATTAGACACCTAATGTTACGAAAACGGCAACTAAGAGTCCGGGCTTGTGTCCGACATAATGACCACCTTCGAGTTTTAAGCTACCTTGGCAGGACACTTCTGTAAACACGATAGGGGCGGCTGATTAAGTCAGCTGTTAGCTGAACAACATGACACTACCTTTCACTGTGGTGTGGACTTTAGTTTGTCAGCTAGCTAGCGAAACACATACTCCTGGCAACATAAGTAAATGTCAGAATGGATCGCGCTGACCGCAGTTACAAACAAATCTGTCTCTGTTGAAATGATTTTCCGTCAAAATAAGACAATGTAACACTGATCCTGCTCAATTAGAGGGGTCAACGTCGTCACAATTAGCTCGCTAGACAGCCGACGCAACGACATCACCTTGCATCTTGTGCAATTGAATACAAgccgaattaaaaaaaacaggtttgcCCAAATATCGACCCATTCGAGGCGTCGTTTAATCGTCATTACTTAAAACCCTACTACATAAGAAATGTGACCACACGACATTTTACACTGTATGTAATCATTCGTTAGCATAGCTGCTGAGACAATGTGTTCCCGGTCTTAGTGACAATTCAGTGCTTGGTCTTTTGACTGTGGTACGAAACACGCATTTTTCGAAAAGAATCCATGCGATCTACCCCGTTATCTCTGGAAAATACCTCTACATTCTGTACACAATAGTAGGCCGAAAACATTTCTACAATCATACAAGAAAAACTTCTAAGCATATGAAAAAGGATATGGGTCCACATTTACTCACCGGCTCGTCGACGCCATACTGTTCTACTCTCCGTTAACTGGCAGTGACTAGCTGCCTTCCAGAACAATGGCGTCTTCTACCTCTATATATGGATTTTTTTAGCTCACGTGTCTAAAATACAGACGGGGTTCCGGAAGGTCCAAAATACCAGGTCTTTGCGACAACTGACGCCTGGTACAAAGCAAATCATAACGTTGTCTGCCCCGTACTATTAGAATTAATTCCAATCTGCACATTTGTTCTGTGAGCTGCTTATACGTAgctagatatgtgtgtgtgtttgtgagagtgtgtgtgtgagtgtgtatgagtgttttattttataggGAACAGAGTAATACCATTGCTCATTGTGCCAGTCAATGCTCACCAAATCTCTTTCtgaaacacagaccacagacctCTGTTTAAGGAAGTGTAttacatctacacacacacacacacacacacacacacacacacacacacaaacacacacactgttgaaCGCAGCAGTTAAGATCAAATTTAAGCTATTAGTTATTACAAAACAATCATATTCATATACAGAAATTAATCATTAGACTGTGTTATACAGTGTTGAGTTTGACCTCTTGGCACTATCACAGTGTTTTGCTGTTGCTGCTAATGGCTTGCTTATT contains:
- the gtf2b gene encoding transcription initiation factor IIB produces the protein MASTSRGDALPKVQCPNHPDALLVEDYRAGDMICPECGLVVGDRVIDVGSEWRTFTNEKATKDPSRVGDAQNPLLNGGDLTTMISKGTGAASFDEFGNSKYQNRRTMSSSDRAMLNAFKEISTMADRINLPRNIIDRTNNLFKQVYEQKSLKGRSNDAIASACLYIACRQEGVPRTFKEICAVSRISKKEIGRCFKLILKALETSVDLITTGDFMSRFCSNLGLPKQVQMAATHIARKAVELDLVPGRSPISVAAAAIYMASQASAEKKTQKEIGDIAGVADVTIRQSYRLIYPRAADLFPLDFKFDTPVDKLPQL